A stretch of DNA from Micromonospora sp. NBC_01813:
AACCCCCCAACCATCCGCCCCGGGGTCACACGTTTCGGCGGCGCGCGGCTCCGTACAGCCCGACCCTCCTCACTCGTCATCCGGCGGCTCTGCGAGCCGCCCCAGAAAGGTGGACAAGAATGGACGAGTTGCTACGCCGTACCGGTGAGCTGACCGCCCCCAACCCCGCACTGACCCGTCGCAAGATCCTGGCCGCTTCGGCCGGTGCGGCGGCGGTGCTCGGCGCGGCCGGCCTGCCCGTGCTGCAGACCAACCGCCCGGCCCGGGCCGCTGGTGGCTGGTCCGTCGACCCGCTGATCCCCGAGCAGAACCGGGGCATCATTCTCTACGCGGTGCGCGACCGGATCAGCGCCGCGCCGGACGACAGCGGCGTGCCGTACGGCTTCGAACGGGTTCTGGCCCGCCTGGCCGAGATGGGCTACAAGGAGATCGAGTTCGCCGGCTACAACCAGAACACCGCGATCCTCGGCCGGCAGATCACGCCGACCGAGATCCGCAAGATCCTGGACGACAACGGCCTGGTCGCCAACGGCTGCCACGTGTCGATCAACGCGGCGACGTTCCAGCAGCAGCTGGACATCGCCGAGGAGCTCGGCATGAAGAACATCGGCACCGGCAGCGACCCGACCAACAGCAACTACCAGTCGGACTGGGACGCCGCCGCGGACGTGTGGAACGAGCTTGGCCGCCAGGCCAAGGAACGCCAGATGCGGCTCTACACCCACAACCACGACGCCGCGTACAACTTCCTGCTCGACTCCGGGCCGCTGGACGCCAACGGCCGGCCGACCCGGTCGTCCGGTACCCGCAAGCTCGAGTACTTCATGGCCAAGACCGAGGCCCAGCACGTCTACTTCGAGATGGACATCTACTGGGGCTACGTCGCCCGGCACAAGCACCACACCTTCACCAACTCGGCCGGCCAGCAGCGGACCCGCGTCTTCGACCCGCTGTTGACCGTGGCCCGCCGCGCGCGCCGGTTCCCGCTGTTCCATGCCAAGGACGGCAACAAGAACCTGGAGCTGGCCAACGGCTACGAGATGGTGCCGTTGGGCGACGGTGACATCAACTTCCAGCAGTTCTTCCAGACCATCGGGCACTACGACTTCCACCACGCCAACTGGGAGCAGGACACCGCTCCCGGTGGCTCGGCGGCGCCCGGCCAGTCGCTGGCGTTCGCGGAGCGCAGCTACCAGCACATGGCGGAACTGACCGTCTACAACCAGACCGCCGAGTGATCCAGCGGTCGCCCGGGTGTACCGCCCGGGCGACCGCGAACCGTCCACGGTGCTTCGGCACCGCATCGAGGTGATCCGGTCGCCGCCGTACCCGGCGGCGACCGGGCCGCTCTTTTGGCTGTACGGACTACCTGTGCATCGACGTGAGCGGATGCATAATGAGTCCCGGAGCTCGTCGGCCACCGGGCCGGAGTCGGTCAGTCGCCAGCCATACCGGTTGTGCCCGCTGCCGTGTCCGGGCCTGTGGTGTGCCCGCTGGTCGATGCTGGTTGTCCGGCTGGCCGGCTTTTTGTCGGTTCCGTCGACAACTTCTGTCACGATCAGAAAAAGTTTTGTTCCGAGCGATCAAAGCTCTGGACACGGGGGTGAGAAAACTCCTAGTGTTTCGGGCATGACACGCCGAGGTCGCGTCGGCGTTAACCCACTGTCGGAGGTGGACCCATGCGTACGGCGGATCCCCTGCACCTCCAGTTGTTGCGCCTGCTGCGCAACAACGGCCCGGTCTCCCGTGCCGAGCTAGCCGACCGGCTGGAGATTCCCCGCCCTCGCCTGCTGTCCGAGCTGGAACGGCTGGTCGCCGCCGGGTTCGTCACCGAGGCGGGAATGGCCGCCTCGCGCGGCGGTCGTCGTTCGACCCTGGTCGAGCTCAACCCCAACCTGCGGTTCGCCGCGGTCGACCTCGGTGCCAGCTCGGTGGACGTGGAGATCACCGACGGCCGGCTCGAGCCGGTGGCCGCCTACACCGAGCCCGCCGACATCCGGCAGGGCCCGAAGGTGATCCTGCACCGGATCAACGAACTGCTCGCCAAGGCCCGGGTCGAAGGCGTCCACGACCGTCTCGACGCGATCGGCATCGGGGTCCCCGGGCCGGTCAGCTACCGCGACGGCGTCCCGGTCTCCCCGCCGATCATGCCGGGCTGGGACCGCTTCCCGGTCCGGGAGCTGCTCACCCGCGAGCACGGCTGCCCGGCGGTGGTGGACAACGACGTCAACATCATGGCGATCGGCGAGCGGCACGGCGGCGTCGCCCACTCGGTCGACGATTTCCTCTTCGTCAAGCTCGGCACCGGCGTCGGCTGCGGCATCTACCTCTCCGGCGAGGTCTACCGGGGCATCGACGGCTGCGCCGGCGACATCGGCCACATCCAGGTCGACCCGCAGGGTCCGATGTGCTCCTGCGGCAACGTCGGCTGCCTGGAGGCGCTGTTCAGCGGCGCGGCGTTGGCCAAGGAAGCCCTCGCCGCGGCTCGAGCCGGCACCTCGCCGGCGTTGTCCGAACGGCTCGGCCAACGAGCTGAACTCACCGCTCGCGACGTTGCCGAGTGCGCCATGGAGGGCGACGTGACCTGTATCCGGTTGATCCGCGACGGTGGGCGGCGCCTCGGTGGCGTGCTCGCCGGCCTGGTCAGCTTCGCGAATCCGTCGATGATCGTCATCGGCGGCGGGCTGGCCAACCTCGGGCACATCCTGCTCGCCGAGATCCGTAGCGTGGTGTACCGCCGCTCGCTGCCGCTGGCCACCGGGAACCTCCCGGTCGTGCTCTCCGAGCTCGGCTCCCGCGCCGGTGTCACCGGTGCCGCCGTGCTCGCCAGCGACGTCGCCTTCGAGCAGGCGTCATGAGCGCCGTCGAACGGGCCGGTGCGCAGCCGGCCGAGACCACCACCGACACCGCTTCCACCCCGGCCTCCACCCCGGCCTCCGCAACGGTCGAGGCCGGCGCAGACGTGGTGCTGCGGCTGACCGACGTGGTGAAGACCTTCCCCGGGGTACGCGCCCTCGACGGGGTGCAGCTGGA
This window harbors:
- a CDS encoding sugar phosphate isomerase/epimerase family protein, with protein sequence MDELLRRTGELTAPNPALTRRKILAASAGAAAVLGAAGLPVLQTNRPARAAGGWSVDPLIPEQNRGIILYAVRDRISAAPDDSGVPYGFERVLARLAEMGYKEIEFAGYNQNTAILGRQITPTEIRKILDDNGLVANGCHVSINAATFQQQLDIAEELGMKNIGTGSDPTNSNYQSDWDAAADVWNELGRQAKERQMRLYTHNHDAAYNFLLDSGPLDANGRPTRSSGTRKLEYFMAKTEAQHVYFEMDIYWGYVARHKHHTFTNSAGQQRTRVFDPLLTVARRARRFPLFHAKDGNKNLELANGYEMVPLGDGDINFQQFFQTIGHYDFHHANWEQDTAPGGSAAPGQSLAFAERSYQHMAELTVYNQTAE
- a CDS encoding ROK family transcriptional regulator — translated: MRTADPLHLQLLRLLRNNGPVSRAELADRLEIPRPRLLSELERLVAAGFVTEAGMAASRGGRRSTLVELNPNLRFAAVDLGASSVDVEITDGRLEPVAAYTEPADIRQGPKVILHRINELLAKARVEGVHDRLDAIGIGVPGPVSYRDGVPVSPPIMPGWDRFPVRELLTREHGCPAVVDNDVNIMAIGERHGGVAHSVDDFLFVKLGTGVGCGIYLSGEVYRGIDGCAGDIGHIQVDPQGPMCSCGNVGCLEALFSGAALAKEALAAARAGTSPALSERLGQRAELTARDVAECAMEGDVTCIRLIRDGGRRLGGVLAGLVSFANPSMIVIGGGLANLGHILLAEIRSVVYRRSLPLATGNLPVVLSELGSRAGVTGAAVLASDVAFEQAS